The genomic region CCCCTATACCCTTCTTACAACTGCGCTAGCGCACGTGTCACATCCTCTGGCGTATCAATGCCCAAGGTAGCCAGTTCGGTTTCGGCAGTGCGGATGCGGTAGCCGTGCTCCAGCCACCGCAACTGCTCCAGACTCTCGGCTATTTCGAGGGGGGAAGGGGGTAGGCGAGTCAGCTCGGCTAGCACAGCGGGGCGGTAGGCGTAGAGGCCAATATGGCGCAGGTAGTGGTGGTAGGCCAGCCAGTCGGCGGGGTTGTGCTGGCGCTGGTAGGGTAGGGGGTGGCGGCTGAAGTAAAGCGCCTCGCCCCGCGTGTTCAGCACCACTTTAGGCAAGTGCGGGCTGCGTAGCTCCTCTTCGCTCGCTACGTGTTTCACTAGCGTACCAATTTGCGTTTCAGCATCCGCAAACAGATCCAGTAACAGATTAATCTGCGCAGGATGAATAAACGGCTCATCGCCCTGAATATTCACCACGCAATCGGCCGTTTCGCCTAGCTGTAGGTAGGCTTCATACACACGGTCGGTGCCGCTGGGGTGGTCGGCGGAGGTGAGTACCGCCTCGCCGCCAAAGTCCAGTACGTGCTGCCAAATGCGGGCATCGTCGGTGGCTACCACCACGCGGCTTAGGTTGGCTTGTCGGGCTTGGTTCACTACCCGCTGAATCATCGACTGGCCGCCCAGGTCAATCAGTGGTTTGCCGGGTAGGCGGGTGGAAGCATAGCGGGCCGGAATGATACCAATGGCGTGCAGCATGGGCGGGAGGGTAGGGAAAATCAGAAACAGTGCAAAATAAGCATCTTTCCGTGCGCGTTTCCTACTGAAGAATGGTACTGTGCGGAGATTAATCTTTATCTTTCGGCCTTATTACGGGTAAAAAGCGTGGGCCAAAGTGTAGGATTGCCCGGTGCTCTTTTCCACGATACAGTTGTTATGATTCGTCTTTCCCTTCTAATAGCGTTGCTTGTAGGTACAAGCCGTGCCGTTTGCGCTTCTGTGTTACCCCCAGCCGTATTGCCCGATTCTATTGGGGTAGAGTACCGGGGTAATAAAATGCTGATCAAGCACCTGGTAACGGCCGGCGAAACGCTATACGGCCTGTCGCGGCGCTATAAGGTGACGGTTGAAAGCATCGTGGAAGCCAATCCACAGCTGCAAGGTGCCTTGGTGAAAGGCCAGGTAGTGCTGGTGCCGCGCACCCGCGTGGTACTCACGCCAGCCCCTGCTGCCCGTGCTACGGCGGCCGCCCCTGCTACTGCCATTACGCCCGCTGCCCGCGCCCTACCCACCGATGCGCGCGGTAACCACGTGTATACCGTGAAACCCGGCCAAACGCTGTTTTCCATTGCCCAGCGCTTCGGCGTAAGCACTACAGATTTGATTCGGCTGAACCGCCTGCCCGCGTCGGGAACCGTGAATGCTAACCAGTTGCTGGTTATCGTGCCGGCGCCTGCAGGAGGGGTAGTCGCGGCCAAGCCCACACCTACCCGCCCTGCGCCAGTAGCCCCAGTCCCCGCGGCAACCACGCCGGCCGCACCGCGTCCCGAGGACCCCGACCGCAACCGCCCCAAGGAGACTCCTGCGCCTGCCGAAACAACTGCCACCGACGACCCGGAGGACGAGCGTGCGCCCGAGCACGCCAGTGAGATTGTAAGCCGTGTGCGCGAAAGCGGTCTGGCAGCCATCATCGAAGGCTCTACCACCGAGAAATACCTAGCCCTGCACAAAACGGCGCCGGTGGGCACCATCATGCAGGTGCGCAACATCATGAACGGCCAGTCGGTGTACGTGCGCGTCATCGGCCACCTGCCCGATACCGGCGATAATGCCAACATGCTGGTGCGCCTCTCGCCCCGCGCCGTGCAGCGCCTCGTCACCCCCGACCAGCGCTTCCGCGTCGAGACGTCCTACGTACCATAGGTGGTGAGATGGTGAACTTGTGAAATGGTGAGTTTGACGTTCTGCTTGCGCATTTGCACATGTGGCACCGCCATAACGTCAAACTCACCACCGCACAAGTTCACCATCTCATCATATGAATACTGCCCAGCTGCGGGATTTTCTGGAGGAGCACTATGACCGCTACGACCAGCCTGCTTTTATTGACAACGACCCCATTAGCCTGCCCCACCGCTTCACGCAGAAGCAGGATATTGAAATCAGCGGGTTGTTTGCGGCGCTGCTGGCCTGGGGGCAGCGCAAAACTATTATCAATAAGACCAGCGAGCTGCTACGCCGCATGGACGACGCGCCCTACCAGTTTGTGCTGCATCATTCCGACGAGAATCTGAAGCAGCTGCTGGGCTTCTGCCACCGCACATTTTGCGATACCGACCTGCTGTACTTTGTGCACTGGCTGCGGTGGTACTACCAGCAGCACGCGTCGTTGGAAGACGCGTTTCTGCACGGCGCCACGCAAAAAGAGCGACTGGAAAACTTTCACAAGCTGTTCTTTGGCCTCGACGATGCTCCCCAGCGCACGCGCAAGCACGTGGCCACCCCGGCCCGCGGCTCGGCTTGCAAACGCGTGAATATGTACCTGCGCTGGATGGTGCGCCCCGATGCGCGCGGCGTAGATTTTGGCCTTTGGACGCGCCTTGCGCCCGCCGACCTTATTTGCCCCTGCGACGTGCACGTGGAGCGCATTGCCCGCCGCCTGGGCCTCATGACGCGTACCGTAGTGGATTGGCAGGCTGCCGAAGACCTCACCGCCCACCTGCGCGCCTTCGACCCCACGGATCCTGTGAAGTACGATTTCGCATTGTTCGGGCTGGGAGTGGAGGAGAAGCGGCTCGCTGTGCCGCTGGTATAGTGCCATCAAGCCCTGGCTATATGGCGGGTAGGCGGAGACATAGCGTAGAGACGTGCCGTTAAACAAAGCCATCCTAACTAGGAGCGCAGGGAGTGCATACCCAGTATAGTATTCAAGAACGCGTTACCACTCAGACTTTTCGAAAAAAACCGTGCGCATACTGATTGCCGTAGAGCGAAACTATCTTTTCCGGTTTTGAGTGGAAAAACTCGTCACAGGCTAATTTAACGCCTGGATTCAGGGAGCCGGCAAATACAGTGCGTTGGGTATCGTCGTAATAATCCATTAAGACGCAAACGCTACCCGGCGCCATTTTAGGATATACTGCATGCAAGCAAAATAATAGTGTGTCTTTATGTAAAGAAATATCACCGCCAAAGCCGCAATCAATATGAACGAAGGCTATTTGTTTTGGTAATTGAGTAGGTAGAGTATTTTCAAAATAGCCTTTGTGCAATACGGGCAACGGTAGGTGAGCGCGCTCAAAATTGCGCAGCAGTTTCTGCTCTACTTCGCCCTCAACGCTGAATTTTACCTCGAAGCTGTCATATAAGTGCAGCGTCTTCTCAGACTGGTGCATCTGAATAACTTGTTGAAAAAGTAGAGCGCACTGCCCGGTGAAGCACCCCAGTTCTACCACCTCGCCGGGTATACGGTTGGCAATAACGGCATCCAGCAGATGAAAATAGTTAATCCGTTGCTCAACAGTCGTCATGTCTACTAACGGATTGGGCGGGGACATGACAGAATAACCCGGCTTAAGGCGGTGTATTCCTTTATTGATAACACGAATGAATTTTTCCCGAAAAGCATTCCTGAGCGAAACATTCTCGTGCTCAGTAGGAAATTGTTCAGCAACGAAATAATTGTTCATAATTCGCGGGCCTATTTATCGGCACTAAGTTAACAATGGAATTATATGTATGAATTATATAAAATGCTATTCGCTAGTGAATAACATATACAAGGAGGTAAAACATTTATAAAAAGGCTGCTCGTCGGAAAGCTGGAACGAAGATTTTAGAAGAGGTAACATGATAGCTTGGTGCCGAATTATAATTTTTCATTATAAAATATTGTGATTCGGTAGACGCCGTTGTGTGGGGTATCGTATTGAAATGCAGGTATATAAACCGCATTTTTCCACGTATACACCCCAACATCATGAAAATAGCTTCTTTATTTCTTGCGTGCGGCCTAGCAGCTGGTATGGCTGGCTGTTCTAGTTCCGAACCGGCAGTTGTAGTAGGTAGCGACCAGCGCGGCGATGCCAACCAGGCGGTCAATCCATATGGTAGCGTTCAAACTACCCCCAGCCCTAATGATGTAGATTTTACGAAGTATAAAACCTACTCCTGGGCCTCGCAGGTGCGTAATGAAAACAATACCACGTACTTTCTCAACGATTTAGTCTTCAAGGCTATGGTACGCGATGCTGTAGACCACGAGATGGTTTCGCGGGGTTATACGTACAGTCCTGACGGGGGCGACTTGCTGCTGAACTTCCGGGTATTTGATCAGCCCACTGAAATTCGCTCCAACGAAAACCTGGGTAATG from Hymenobacter aerilatus harbors:
- the kdsB gene encoding 3-deoxy-manno-octulosonate cytidylyltransferase, which codes for MHAIGIIPARYASTRLPGKPLIDLGGQSMIQRVVNQARQANLSRVVVATDDARIWQHVLDFGGEAVLTSADHPSGTDRVYEAYLQLGETADCVVNIQGDEPFIHPAQINLLLDLFADAETQIGTLVKHVASEEELRSPHLPKVVLNTRGEALYFSRHPLPYQRQHNPADWLAYHHYLRHIGLYAYRPAVLAELTRLPPSPLEIAESLEQLRWLEHGYRIRTAETELATLGIDTPEDVTRALAQL
- a CDS encoding LysM peptidoglycan-binding domain-containing protein → MPDSIGVEYRGNKMLIKHLVTAGETLYGLSRRYKVTVESIVEANPQLQGALVKGQVVLVPRTRVVLTPAPAARATAAAPATAITPAARALPTDARGNHVYTVKPGQTLFSIAQRFGVSTTDLIRLNRLPASGTVNANQLLVIVPAPAGGVVAAKPTPTRPAPVAPVPAATTPAAPRPEDPDRNRPKETPAPAETTATDDPEDERAPEHASEIVSRVRESGLAAIIEGSTTEKYLALHKTAPVGTIMQVRNIMNGQSVYVRVIGHLPDTGDNANMLVRLSPRAVQRLVTPDQRFRVETSYVP
- a CDS encoding TIGR02757 family protein, which gives rise to MNTAQLRDFLEEHYDRYDQPAFIDNDPISLPHRFTQKQDIEISGLFAALLAWGQRKTIINKTSELLRRMDDAPYQFVLHHSDENLKQLLGFCHRTFCDTDLLYFVHWLRWYYQQHASLEDAFLHGATQKERLENFHKLFFGLDDAPQRTRKHVATPARGSACKRVNMYLRWMVRPDARGVDFGLWTRLAPADLICPCDVHVERIARRLGLMTRTVVDWQAAEDLTAHLRAFDPTDPVKYDFALFGLGVEEKRLAVPLV
- a CDS encoding TylF/MycF/NovP-related O-methyltransferase translates to MNNYFVAEQFPTEHENVSLRNAFREKFIRVINKGIHRLKPGYSVMSPPNPLVDMTTVEQRINYFHLLDAVIANRIPGEVVELGCFTGQCALLFQQVIQMHQSEKTLHLYDSFEVKFSVEGEVEQKLLRNFERAHLPLPVLHKGYFENTLPTQLPKQIAFVHIDCGFGGDISLHKDTLLFCLHAVYPKMAPGSVCVLMDYYDDTQRTVFAGSLNPGVKLACDEFFHSKPEKIVSLYGNQYAHGFFRKV
- a CDS encoding DUF4136 domain-containing protein, which encodes MKIASLFLACGLAAGMAGCSSSEPAVVVGSDQRGDANQAVNPYGSVQTTPSPNDVDFTKYKTYSWASQVRNENNTTYFLNDLVFKAMVRDAVDHEMVSRGYTYSPDGGDLLLNFRVFDQPTEIRSNENLGNGYWGTSESYAYNPRNQVKLDQGSILVQMIDRRESVEVWQGYASGLTNGNAFDKDKNKVYAAVGQIFNKYQYRGDKL